One Eubacteriales bacterium mix99 genomic window carries:
- a CDS encoding DUF1836 domain-containing protein, giving the protein MEELIQLKEKLDGERPVNWADFPDIGLYKDQVVSYMYRQLIHFEEEGRLTSAMINNYIKGRLLPRAKGKKYTREHLAGLTEICILKQILSVENTGFLLHQELQGDNQEAFYEKFCNILDQALTETSTQIHTDWDAGSLSDIALRLAVSSYCQKLVCERLLEIIRNRKEEDGPEGSGETNPKRGKKQEKEQEKKRDDNEIRKK; this is encoded by the coding sequence GTGGAGGAACTGATACAGTTAAAAGAAAAGCTGGATGGAGAACGGCCGGTCAACTGGGCAGATTTTCCGGATATCGGCCTGTACAAGGATCAGGTTGTTTCCTACATGTACCGACAATTAATTCATTTTGAAGAGGAAGGCCGCCTTACCTCGGCAATGATCAACAACTATATCAAGGGCAGGTTGCTGCCCCGGGCGAAAGGAAAAAAGTACACCAGGGAGCATCTGGCCGGATTGACGGAGATCTGCATATTAAAGCAGATATTATCTGTCGAAAACACCGGATTCCTTCTTCATCAGGAGCTGCAGGGAGACAACCAGGAAGCTTTTTATGAAAAATTCTGCAACATTCTGGACCAGGCTCTGACAGAAACATCCACTCAGATTCATACGGATTGGGATGCCGGATCCCTGTCGGACATTGCACTGCGGCTGGCTGTTTCCAGCTATTGTCAGAAGCTGGTTTGTGAAAGGCTGCTTGAAATTATTCGAAACCGGAAGGAAGAAGACGGACCGGAAGGTTCGGGGGAAACGAATCCGAAAAGGGGAAAAAAGCAGGAGAAAGAGCAGGAAAAGAAACGGGATGACAATGAAATCAGGAAAAAGTGA
- a CDS encoding SGNH/GDSL hydrolase family protein: MGSGKKSDFACLFGDSIGRGVILDSVRGRYILLKNSFVNLLNKNTKMKVDNYAKFGCTIETGKKMVEKHGKDLPHYQFTALEFGGNDCDFDWAAISEHPKGSHVPFTPLAKFRALYSEVIERVFDSGSQPVMLSLPPLDAKRYFSWISRNRNAENILHWLGDVEHIYRWQEMYNLAVVGLAAAKQVPLIDIRRAFLEARNYPSLFCEDGIHPNEAGHSLITDTIRSFVAETLPTPAVFSV; encoded by the coding sequence ATGGGAAGTGGGAAAAAATCAGATTTCGCATGCCTGTTCGGAGATTCCATAGGAAGAGGAGTGATTCTGGACAGCGTACGTGGCAGGTACATTCTGTTGAAAAACAGCTTTGTCAATCTTCTGAACAAAAATACAAAAATGAAGGTGGACAACTATGCAAAATTCGGATGCACCATTGAGACAGGAAAGAAAATGGTTGAAAAGCACGGGAAAGACCTTCCCCATTATCAATTTACCGCATTGGAATTTGGGGGAAACGACTGCGATTTTGACTGGGCTGCCATATCCGAGCATCCGAAGGGTTCCCATGTGCCCTTTACCCCATTGGCAAAATTTAGGGCCTTGTATTCTGAGGTAATTGAGCGCGTTTTCGACAGCGGCAGTCAACCCGTTATGCTTTCCCTGCCTCCCCTGGATGCAAAGCGATATTTTTCCTGGATTTCAAGGAACCGGAATGCAGAAAACATCCTTCATTGGCTGGGGGATGTGGAACATATCTATCGATGGCAGGAAATGTACAATCTTGCTGTCGTTGGACTGGCAGCCGCAAAGCAGGTCCCCCTCATCGATATCCGCCGGGCGTTTCTGGAAGCAAGAAACTATCCCAGCCTGTTTTGTGAGGATGGCATCCATCCCAATGAAGCGGGCCATTCCTTGATTACAGATACAATCAGGAGTTTTGTTGCTGAAACGCTTCCGACTCCAGCCGTTTTTTCGGTCTGA
- a CDS encoding DMT family transporter, whose amino-acid sequence MYIQEKKVKKQAGFLPVVMMLSAAVLWSTGGMMIKQLSLNPMVIAGYRSLIAAIVVSLFLQKPTFHFSWNKLLGAISYASMMIFCVSATKRTTAASAILLQYTAPIYIAILGGRLLKEKAESKDWFVILFVLAGMVLLFLDDRSTGSLKGNLMGALSGVAMAMNTIFMRREKDADPLENVFWGCVLTVLITLPSMVRSVPNENSWIGLILLGIFQLGFSYVLYARAIRKISALQSAFICLIEPLLNPVWVFLTVGEFPGALSVLGGLIILTAVTVGCIRPKKRLESEAFQQQNS is encoded by the coding sequence ATGTACATACAAGAGAAAAAAGTCAAAAAGCAGGCCGGATTCCTGCCTGTTGTCATGATGTTGTCCGCAGCGGTTCTTTGGAGCACCGGAGGGATGATGATCAAGCAGCTGAGCCTGAATCCCATGGTCATAGCAGGTTATCGAAGCCTGATCGCTGCAATCGTCGTGTCTTTGTTTCTTCAAAAACCGACGTTTCATTTTTCATGGAATAAGTTGTTGGGTGCGATATCCTATGCATCCATGATGATTTTCTGCGTTTCTGCAACGAAAAGGACGACAGCTGCCAGTGCCATACTGCTCCAGTATACGGCACCCATTTATATTGCTATTCTTGGTGGCCGGCTCCTGAAAGAAAAAGCGGAATCGAAGGATTGGTTCGTGATCCTGTTTGTTTTGGCGGGCATGGTTTTGCTGTTTCTGGATGACAGGAGCACCGGCAGCCTGAAGGGGAACCTGATGGGCGCTTTGAGCGGAGTGGCTATGGCAATGAATACCATATTCATGAGAAGGGAAAAGGACGCAGATCCGCTGGAAAATGTCTTCTGGGGATGTGTCCTGACCGTCCTCATCACGTTGCCTTCCATGGTCCGTTCCGTGCCAAATGAGAACAGCTGGATTGGACTAATCCTTCTGGGTATCTTTCAACTGGGCTTTTCCTATGTACTTTACGCAAGGGCAATCCGGAAGATATCCGCTTTGCAGTCCGCATTCATCTGCCTGATTGAACCATTGTTGAATCCTGTCTGGGTGTTCCTTACCGTTGGAGAATTTCCCGGAGCTCTTTCCGTCCTGGGTGGGCTGATCATACTGACCGCTGTGACCGTCGGCTGCATCAGACCGAAAAAACGGCTGGAGTCGGAAGCGTTTCAGCAACAAAACTCCTGA
- a CDS encoding glycosyltransferase family 8 protein produces the protein MNILVALDSNYIHPLKVMLKSLFLNNPGEHFRIYLMQSAIPERQLKNLSRFVVEDGQKLEIVKIEQDLFQDAPVILHYTREMYYRLLAYKILPADITRILYLDPDILAINPVRELYETDLEGYLFAAAYHDVLPNREINKIRLKSPEMKAYYNSGVLMMNLELQRKEISEQMVFDFVEKNRAKLIMPDQDIINALYASKIKTLDEKRYNYDARYYYYYKIMTNGMCDMDYIIRNTVFLHFCGKKKPWNKNYGGKFHSLYKHYEKIADCPAKYGTGPEKLWKQEK, from the coding sequence ATGAATATACTGGTTGCGTTGGACTCCAATTATATCCACCCGCTGAAGGTTATGCTGAAATCCCTGTTTTTGAACAATCCGGGAGAGCACTTTCGTATTTATCTGATGCAATCCGCAATACCGGAGCGGCAGTTGAAAAATCTCAGCCGCTTTGTTGTGGAAGACGGGCAGAAGCTTGAAATTGTGAAAATAGAGCAGGATTTGTTTCAGGATGCTCCTGTCATTCTGCACTATACCAGGGAAATGTATTATCGTTTGCTGGCCTATAAGATTCTGCCTGCCGATATTACCCGCATCCTGTATCTGGACCCGGATATTCTGGCTATCAATCCGGTCAGGGAGCTCTACGAAACGGATCTGGAAGGATATCTGTTTGCTGCTGCCTATCATGATGTCCTTCCCAATCGGGAGATCAATAAAATAAGGCTGAAATCCCCGGAAATGAAGGCTTACTATAATTCAGGCGTATTAATGATGAATCTGGAGCTGCAAAGAAAGGAAATCAGCGAACAGATGGTTTTTGATTTTGTGGAAAAGAATCGGGCTAAACTGATTATGCCGGACCAGGATATTATCAATGCCCTTTATGCAAGTAAAATAAAGACTCTGGATGAGAAACGCTACAATTACGATGCCAGATACTATTATTATTATAAAATAATGACAAATGGCATGTGTGACATGGATTATATCATAAGGAATACCGTTTTTTTGCATTTTTGCGGGAAAAAGAAACCGTGGAACAAGAATTACGGAGGGAAATTCCATTCCTTGTATAAACACTATGAGAAAATTGCCGACTGTCCGGCGAAATATGGGACAGGCCCTGAAAAGTTATGGAAACAGGAGAAATAG